A region of the bacterium genome:
GGAAAGAAGGGTTGTTAGCTCTGTAATAATTTCTCCATAATTTAATGTCCTAGAAAGGGTTGTATTTATTTTGTTGATAACAGAAAGCTCATAAAGGCTTTTATCAAGAAGGGCATTTGTATTTGCAATAATCTTTTTTCTTGTCTCTCCCTTTTTTATTTCTACTTTAAGCCTTTCTATATCTTCCTTTAACCTTTTATTTTCTAATTCTACTTCTGTCATAAAAATTCCTAATTCCTACATCATTTTATCATCCTATAAAAGACCTAACCGCAGAGATAAGCTCATCCGGTGTATACGGCTTTGTAAGATACTCATCTGCTCCTGTCTCCATACCTCTAAATTTATCTGCCTTAAGTGTTTTTGCTGTAAGCATAACAACAGGAATATCCTTGTATGATGGGTCGTTTTTAAGCATCCTACATACCTGATAACCATCCATCTCAGGGATAGTAATATCTAAAAGAATAAGACCATATTTTTTTTCATAGACCTTCTCCATAGCCTCC
Encoded here:
- a CDS encoding response regulator; this encodes MKSILLVDDEEDLVETGKMFLEDAGYEVDTAKDGLEAMEKVYEKKYGLILLDITIPEMDGYQVCRMLKNDPSYKDIPVVMLTAKTLKADKFRGMETGADEYLTKPYTPDELISAVRSFIG